In Pseudodesulfovibrio sp. JC047, one DNA window encodes the following:
- a CDS encoding response regulator: protein MREKVLVIDDEQPTLKMFTLLLSAYGYDVLTAENGQEGVSIFEKERPGLVMTDIKMPIMDGIEALKAIKKLNPHTEVIVITGHGDMDLAIQALNLDATDFINKPLQREALEKALTRASERLALTKNEESLISFSELPEAVVIGVRGNVSTHTIPYLADALTKGKEFEKPVTLIDFEENASINGAGITGLAELLKENKAQGKRIVLAGLSSNFKSVFETVGITRYAELFDSRDEALTAQ from the coding sequence ATGAGAGAAAAAGTACTGGTCATAGATGACGAACAACCGACCCTGAAAATGTTCACGCTCCTCCTTTCCGCGTATGGCTACGACGTACTCACCGCGGAAAACGGACAGGAGGGAGTCTCGATCTTCGAAAAGGAACGTCCGGGACTGGTGATGACGGACATCAAGATGCCCATCATGGATGGTATTGAAGCACTCAAGGCCATAAAGAAGCTCAACCCGCACACGGAAGTCATCGTCATCACGGGTCACGGCGACATGGACTTGGCGATTCAGGCCCTCAATCTCGATGCGACCGACTTCATCAACAAACCGTTACAACGGGAAGCATTGGAAAAAGCCCTGACCCGGGCCAGTGAGCGGCTCGCCCTCACCAAAAATGAAGAAAGCCTGATCTCATTTTCCGAGCTTCCGGAAGCCGTTGTGATCGGGGTTCGAGGCAACGTATCCACCCATACTATTCCATATCTGGCCGACGCCCTGACCAAGGGGAAAGAATTCGAAAAGCCGGTCACCCTCATCGATTTCGAAGAAAACGCCTCCATCAACGGAGCCGGAATCACCGGTTTGGCGGAGCTGCTCAAGGAAAACAAGGCCCAAGGCAAACGTATTGTACTAGCGGGTCTGTCCAGCAATTTCAAATCGGTCTTTGAAACCGTGGGAATCACCCGGTACGCCGAGCTGTTTGACAGCAGGGACGAAGCCTTGACCGCCCAGTAA
- a CDS encoding ATP-binding protein: MTMVQKLATRFDTIGLREKLLFSMLAAIMFISVTIALVSRYILVSSLTHELEMRGFAIAHSVAERGGSYLLDNDIPKLLALIFDERRLRQRKNLVAYIFIEDLDGKILAHTLTRKLPSSLRGNPLPTNKHDSIKRLDLEGQEVYDLAAAINEGLYRIGTVHVGLNKSHIDALVDKLRVAFLGFISAVVLITMFLSSWLSKYITKPISDLTQLSDEISRGNFDVPHHLVPDEDWDTSRCPAFTNTDLPCWHFDQSRSGERPGEVHRKCADCAFYRKHSRGDEVVQLGDSFRNMVWSIKLYRRRLRESEEKYRSLFDSGPDPIFVVECDSGIIKDANPRTFELYGYSKDELIGQRFLKLSPDHNEGCLEYFTEGGGGCIYFPKLLHYKKGGEPFFVNMHACPISYRGRHAIIIAVTDITELIEKDAQLIQAGKMKSLGEMSAGVAHEVNQPLNAIKMGSEFLSMMEEEGTEVPREQFLQVVREISTQVDRAAEIINTLRSFSRKSDLIEEHVNLNQTVNAVLSILRRQFELDNIRFILNLDRTLPPVLAHSNRLQQVIFNLVTNAKDALNDISSPADGDEHRCIFIRTGSTDASVYAEVEDTGSGIDEKDKRKIFEPFFTTKEAGQGMGLGLAITYGIVRDYGGHIHIDSERGKGTIFRMEFPIASTRGDTKA; the protein is encoded by the coding sequence ATGACCATGGTCCAAAAATTGGCGACCCGGTTCGATACCATCGGCCTGCGAGAAAAGCTCCTTTTTTCCATGCTCGCGGCCATCATGTTCATTTCCGTGACCATTGCCCTGGTGTCCCGATACATTCTGGTCAGTTCCCTGACCCACGAGTTGGAAATGCGCGGATTTGCCATCGCCCATTCCGTGGCGGAACGCGGTGGTTCCTATCTGCTGGACAACGACATTCCCAAACTTCTGGCCCTGATTTTTGACGAACGGCGCCTTCGCCAGCGCAAGAATCTGGTGGCATACATTTTCATTGAAGACTTGGACGGCAAGATTCTGGCCCACACCCTGACCCGAAAACTCCCAAGCTCACTCCGAGGGAATCCCCTTCCGACCAACAAACACGATTCCATCAAACGGCTCGATCTTGAAGGGCAGGAAGTCTATGATCTGGCCGCAGCCATCAATGAGGGGCTGTATCGAATCGGCACGGTCCACGTCGGGCTGAACAAAAGCCACATTGACGCCCTGGTTGACAAACTCCGTGTCGCCTTTCTCGGTTTCATTTCCGCAGTCGTCCTGATCACCATGTTCCTCAGCTCGTGGCTGTCCAAATACATCACCAAACCCATCTCTGACCTGACACAGCTCTCGGACGAGATCAGCCGAGGGAATTTCGATGTGCCGCACCACCTTGTGCCGGATGAAGACTGGGATACTTCGCGGTGCCCGGCCTTTACCAATACAGACCTCCCCTGCTGGCATTTTGACCAATCCCGAAGTGGAGAACGACCGGGCGAAGTTCATCGAAAATGTGCGGACTGCGCCTTTTACCGCAAGCACAGCCGAGGCGATGAAGTGGTTCAGCTCGGCGACTCGTTCCGAAACATGGTCTGGTCCATCAAGCTCTATCGACGGCGTTTGCGCGAGTCAGAAGAAAAATACCGGTCCCTGTTCGACTCCGGCCCGGACCCCATCTTTGTCGTGGAATGCGATTCCGGCATCATCAAGGACGCCAACCCCAGGACATTCGAACTCTACGGGTATTCCAAGGACGAACTGATCGGCCAGCGTTTCCTGAAACTCAGTCCTGACCACAACGAAGGGTGTCTGGAATACTTCACAGAAGGTGGCGGCGGGTGTATCTACTTTCCGAAACTGCTTCATTACAAAAAAGGCGGCGAACCGTTTTTCGTGAACATGCACGCCTGCCCCATTTCCTATCGAGGACGACACGCCATCATCATCGCGGTCACGGACATCACTGAACTCATTGAAAAAGATGCCCAACTCATTCAGGCAGGAAAAATGAAATCACTGGGCGAGATGTCCGCCGGAGTGGCACACGAGGTCAATCAACCCCTCAACGCCATCAAAATGGGCAGTGAATTCCTCTCCATGATGGAAGAAGAAGGAACCGAAGTCCCCCGCGAGCAATTCCTGCAAGTTGTCCGGGAAATTTCCACCCAAGTGGATCGGGCCGCCGAGATCATCAATACGCTTCGATCGTTTAGCCGCAAGTCTGATCTGATCGAAGAACACGTCAATCTCAACCAGACCGTCAACGCGGTGCTGTCCATCCTGCGACGCCAGTTCGAACTGGACAACATCCGATTCATTCTCAATCTGGACCGGACACTGCCCCCCGTATTGGCCCATTCCAACAGGCTGCAACAGGTCATTTTCAATCTGGTGACCAATGCCAAGGACGCACTGAACGACATTTCCTCTCCGGCTGACGGCGACGAGCACCGGTGTATCTTCATCCGCACAGGATCAACAGACGCCAGTGTCTATGCCGAAGTGGAAGATACCGGTTCCGGCATTGACGAAAAAGACAAACGCAAGATTTTCGAACCGTTTTTCACCACCAAAGAAGCCGGACAAGGCATGGGCCTTGGCCTGGCCATCACATATGGTATTGTCCGTGACTATGGCGGCCATATCCACATTGACAGTGAACGCGGCAAGGGCACGATTTTCCGCATGGAATTTCCGATTGCCAGCACGCGAGGAGACACCAAGGCATGA
- a CDS encoding TlpA disulfide reductase family protein has protein sequence MKKRGVFIVACILLCASPVFAAAVFPDLAMTGQLTSAHRQYLGVAANDFSLSDISAELVLIEVYSMYCPICQRDAPLVNTLYATLAEKKLDSRVKMLGIGAGNSAYEVEFYRKKFSVSFPLVPDVQYVHHKAVGEVGTPSFYLVDLRQGRRLLFFQEGELKETDGVLKAIMEALEQ, from the coding sequence ATGAAAAAAAGAGGTGTTTTTATTGTGGCGTGTATCCTGTTGTGTGCATCGCCCGTATTCGCCGCAGCAGTGTTTCCAGATTTGGCCATGACCGGACAATTGACTTCGGCGCACCGGCAGTACCTTGGTGTCGCGGCCAATGATTTTTCTCTGTCGGACATTTCGGCGGAGCTGGTGTTGATCGAAGTGTATAGTATGTATTGTCCCATTTGCCAGCGGGACGCTCCCTTGGTGAATACCCTGTATGCGACGCTGGCTGAAAAGAAACTGGATTCCCGGGTCAAGATGCTTGGCATAGGCGCGGGCAATTCCGCGTATGAAGTCGAATTTTATCGCAAGAAATTTTCGGTGTCCTTTCCGCTTGTACCCGACGTGCAGTATGTCCATCACAAGGCGGTCGGAGAAGTGGGGACACCGTCATTCTATCTGGTTGATTTGCGGCAGGGCCGTCGTCTTCTGTTTTTTCAGGAAGGAGAACTCAAGGAGACGGATGGCGTGCTCAAGGCGATCATGGAGGCGCTTGAACAATGA
- a CDS encoding peroxiredoxin — MMRGQCWIITGVLGLCVGLLLFSPAVAAEMTTYSTGMLQPRDSVLQVAVGDVAPDFELPSIAGTPVRLSDYRGSRNVVLTFVPAAWTPVCSDQWPGYRLAIDLFKANNAELIGITVDNTPTQKAWVDAMGGLNFPVVSDFWPHGNVASAYGILRSDGVAERAVFIVDTKGVIRFIHVEDINKRPDLGMLVKALEAVNAKECLLGGQGFVPAVKQLGVPGDSHGFKDRFEIAGQTR; from the coding sequence ATGATGCGAGGACAGTGCTGGATCATAACTGGTGTTTTGGGGCTGTGTGTCGGTCTATTGCTCTTTTCGCCTGCTGTTGCGGCGGAGATGACCACCTATTCGACAGGGATGTTGCAGCCCAGAGATTCCGTGCTTCAGGTCGCCGTGGGAGATGTGGCACCTGATTTCGAATTGCCGTCCATTGCGGGAACGCCCGTTCGGCTGAGCGACTATCGTGGGAGCCGGAACGTGGTGCTGACCTTTGTCCCGGCTGCGTGGACACCGGTGTGCTCCGACCAGTGGCCGGGCTATCGGCTGGCCATTGATCTGTTTAAGGCCAACAATGCGGAGTTGATTGGAATTACCGTCGATAACACGCCGACACAGAAAGCGTGGGTTGACGCCATGGGCGGTTTGAATTTTCCGGTTGTGTCCGACTTCTGGCCACATGGAAACGTGGCTTCGGCCTATGGCATTTTGCGGTCAGACGGTGTGGCCGAGCGCGCAGTATTCATCGTCGATACCAAGGGCGTGATCCGGTTCATTCATGTGGAAGACATCAATAAACGGCCTGATCTGGGAATGCTGGTCAAGGCACTGGAAGCCGTGAACGCCAAGGAGTGCTTACTGGGCGGTCAAGGCTTCGTCCCTGCTGTCAAACAGCTCGGCGTACCGGGTGATTCCCACGGTTTCAAAGACCGATTTGAAATTGCTGGACAGACCCGCTAG